The nucleotide window GCTATGACAAGCACCCAAGACAGGCATGCAAACTACAAgtcagctcctcttcctcctcctgatgtgCTAAAGTGAGAAGGGAGCAGGAGAGGTGAAAACCAAGCTAAAATGGCATCTCCACTGACCTGATTCCACCTCCTGTGCGTAGTGAGCCACAGTTCTCACAGACGTGCCCGCTGGGTTGTTGGCAAGGATGACGGGCAGCCAAGTCTGTGGAGGATGAAGGCAGCACAGTATGTCAGGTACTTCAGGTCAATGACACAGCTAAAAGTCAAAGATTCTTCTTCTTACATGTCTCAAATTATTAGGATTTCCATGTTCTCTAAgacactcttttctctcttcctcccttcctccttttctgcttTACTCTTGTCCATAAAAAGTCTTAATTTTATGATGCTTTAATAAGCTGTATGTTGTGGCACCTGCACCTCAGACTGACAGTACAAATTCATGGCTAAAAAGTCTCAATTTTGTGATGCTTTTATAAGTTGTGTTTATTCCTCTAGTTCAAACTGCTTTCTGAAATGTTTAGGGATACAGTTTACATTTGCCAAAATAATATTCACCATCTTCCTGTGAgaggatataaaaaaataccTTCCAAAGCTGCCCAGCAATTTTCAAATGTCCATACTGGCTGCCAAGAAAGTctggataaaaaataacattctatatagaTTGAAACTGAGAAATTAAAGCTCCTTAACCTTGCAGAGTGAGGAGCTTAGTGTGCCCTCATTTTATTACAGAGCACTGACCCTTGTCATGTTAAACTGTGCTTGATCAAACCCAGTCAATAAGAGCACTGACACTCACCATGTTAAATTGTGCTTGATCAAATCCAGTGAGGAGAAAGATGCTGTTCACACACATGAGTTTGGCATACTTCTGGACATTGCAGACCTTTTCCACCCACTTGGTAAACAGTTTGTTGTGTGGCAGGAACTCG belongs to Scylla paramamosain isolate STU-SP2022 chromosome 29, ASM3559412v1, whole genome shotgun sequence and includes:
- the LOC135115666 gene encoding lipase member K-like, with translation MGYFDVPAMIDYILNRTGHTSLYYIGHSMGTTMFFAGMSARPEYNSKVKAMFALGPVATVNHILSPIRFLAPLSKEIEALFLLLGHHEFLPHNKLFTKWVEKVCNVQKYAKLMCVNSIFLLTGFDQAQFNMTWLPVILANNPAGTSVRTVAHYAQEVESGQWRCHFSLVFTSPAPFSL